A DNA window from uncultured Methanoregula sp. contains the following coding sequences:
- a CDS encoding PKD domain-containing protein: MTTVVITSSQSWTVPAGITKVHIEMIGPGGSGGNGGSGSSSHYGNGGAGGGAGEHISQDVDVTPGGNYSIVSGGAGASAFGVSASAGSTGANGLNGANGGTGSGGGGGSSGWTYGSYPSASNGGNAYFNGGSGGAGYGAGGGGGGGGALYDGGGGSGGGGAPGLVVITYELPTATITGATPSSGDAPLAVSFTGTGTGTPTSYVWTFGDGNTSTSQNPSHTYNISGTQNVTFRVYNLYGYADATTTITVRAKPSAYGQIITADWQRMG, encoded by the coding sequence ATGACAACAGTTGTTATCACCTCATCGCAATCATGGACCGTCCCGGCAGGGATCACCAAAGTCCACATTGAGATGATCGGGCCCGGGGGGAGTGGTGGGAACGGGGGTTCCGGATCATCCTCTCACTATGGCAATGGAGGAGCCGGGGGCGGTGCCGGCGAACACATCTCTCAAGACGTGGATGTAACCCCGGGTGGAAACTATAGCATCGTATCCGGAGGCGCGGGTGCATCGGCATTCGGGGTTTCCGCGTCTGCAGGGTCCACCGGGGCGAATGGGTTAAACGGAGCGAACGGTGGAACTGGCAGCGGCGGCGGTGGCGGTAGTTCTGGGTGGACGTACGGATCATACCCCTCTGCATCTAATGGCGGCAACGCATACTTCAACGGGGGATCGGGCGGTGCGGGCTACGGTGCAGGAGGCGGAGGCGGAGGCGGCGGGGCTCTCTATGATGGCGGAGGTGGATCCGGTGGTGGCGGGGCACCCGGTCTGGTTGTCATCACATACGAACTCCCGACAGCAACCATCACAGGGGCAACACCCTCATCCGGGGATGCACCCTTGGCAGTCTCGTTCACCGGGACGGGTACCGGTACCCCGACCTCTTATGTCTGGACATTCGGGGATGGCAACACCTCGACCTCTCAAAACCCCTCGCATACGTACAACATTTCCGGAACTCAAAACGTAACCTTCCGCGTGTATAATCTCTACGGTTATGCCGACGCCACGACAACAATTACCGTGAGGGCAAAACCGAGTGCATACGGCCAGATCATAACTGCAGACTGGCAGAGAATGGGCTGA